One window of Cupriavidus oxalaticus genomic DNA carries:
- a CDS encoding LysR family transcriptional regulator, whose translation MELRRIRHFVVLAETLNFRRAAERLHIAQPALTVSIQKLESELDATLFVREPRGVTLTETGRAALAEARRILFHAGQFSELVQSASSGMAGILRVGFVGTTTSHLLPRLVTRFRNEYPGVELVLREATSTRIMQWLEDEALDVGLVRTPLLTPGNTALALLERDRFVAALPRSHPLAGKPALTLADLAQERFVMYEQAEASGLRSAALSACQVAGFQPRVTQEATQVQTVLALVESGLGVALVPSIMQRFANDRMVIRDLAGYPDSAGIGLALTWLPAHDTPVVRHFREVALSEFAVDGGNEERGAP comes from the coding sequence ATGGAACTGCGCCGCATCCGGCACTTCGTCGTGCTGGCCGAGACCCTCAATTTCCGCCGCGCGGCAGAGCGCCTGCATATCGCCCAGCCCGCGCTGACGGTCTCGATCCAGAAGCTCGAGTCCGAGCTCGACGCCACCCTGTTCGTGCGCGAGCCGCGCGGCGTCACGCTGACCGAGACCGGCCGCGCCGCGCTGGCCGAGGCCCGGCGCATCCTGTTCCACGCCGGCCAGTTCAGCGAGCTGGTGCAGTCGGCCAGCAGCGGCATGGCCGGCATCTTGCGGGTGGGCTTTGTCGGCACCACGACCTCGCACCTGCTGCCACGGCTGGTGACGCGCTTCCGCAATGAATACCCCGGCGTCGAACTGGTGCTGCGCGAAGCGACCTCGACCCGCATCATGCAATGGCTGGAAGACGAGGCGCTGGACGTGGGCCTGGTGCGCACGCCGCTGCTGACGCCGGGCAATACCGCGCTGGCGCTGCTGGAGCGCGACCGCTTTGTCGCCGCCCTGCCGCGCAGCCACCCGCTGGCGGGCAAGCCCGCGCTGACGCTGGCCGACCTCGCGCAGGAGCGCTTTGTCATGTACGAGCAGGCCGAAGCGTCGGGCCTGCGCAGCGCCGCGCTGTCGGCGTGCCAGGTGGCCGGCTTCCAGCCGCGCGTCACGCAGGAGGCCACGCAGGTGCAGACCGTGCTGGCGCTGGTGGAGAGCGGGCTGGGCGTGGCCCTGGTGCCGTCGATCATGCAGCGCTTTGCCAACGACCGCATGGTGATCCGCGACCTGGCGGGTTATCCGGACAGTGCCGGTATCGGCCTGGCGCTCACCTGGCTGCCGGCGCACGACACCCCGGTGGTTCGGCATTTCCGCGAGGTGGCGTTGTCGGAATTCGCGGTGGATGGCGGC
- a CDS encoding MaoC family dehydratase, translated as MHSIASLDDLRALCAAPAAVSEYFPIGQDAIDTFAELTHDRQWIYVDPERAAADSPYGCTVAHAFLIVSMVSAAFGQCFTFPGRKLALNYGFDRLRFTGPVPAGARVRGAFTLQQLDEVRPGEVRCHWKVEMQVEGSERPAMVATWLVQMRF; from the coding sequence ATGCACAGCATTGCATCGCTCGACGACCTGCGCGCGCTTTGCGCCGCGCCCGCCGCCGTGAGCGAGTATTTCCCCATCGGGCAGGACGCCATCGATACCTTCGCCGAGCTGACGCATGACCGGCAGTGGATCTACGTGGACCCCGAGCGCGCCGCGGCGGATTCGCCATACGGCTGCACGGTCGCGCACGCCTTCCTGATCGTGTCGATGGTGTCGGCGGCGTTCGGGCAGTGCTTTACCTTTCCGGGCCGCAAGCTGGCGCTGAACTATGGCTTCGACCGGCTGCGCTTCACCGGCCCGGTGCCGGCCGGCGCGCGCGTGCGCGGCGCGTTCACGCTGCAGCAGCTCGACGAAGTCCGCCCCGGTGAAGTGCGCTGCCACTGGAAAGTAGAGATGCAGGTCGAAGGCAGCGAGCGGCCGGCCATGGTGGCGACCTGGCTGGTGCAGATGCGCTTCTGA
- a CDS encoding thiolase domain-containing protein gives MSIKGKAYIVGAYEHPTRKAPDKSVAQLHAESARGALADAGLTLADVDGYFCAGDAPGLGATNMVDYLGLKVRHVDSTDTGGSAYLVHVSHAAQAIAAGKCNVALITLAGRPRSEGSTGTQARNWGANLPDAPFEAPFNPVTVNLYAMVAMRHMYEYGTTPEQLAWVKVAASHHAQHNPHAMLRNVVTVEEVLNSPLIADPLHKLDCCVVSDGGGALIVARPEIAATLRRPKVKIIGAGEYVKGQLGGEVDLSWSGAKFSGAAAFAEAGVTPADIKYASIYDSFTITVLMQLEDLGFCKKGEGGKFVADGNLISGVGKLPFNTDGGGLCNNHPANRGGITKVIEAVRQLRGEAHPAVQVKNCDLALAQGTGGYLGSRHGSATLILERE, from the coding sequence ATGAGCATCAAAGGCAAGGCATATATCGTCGGGGCCTACGAGCACCCGACCCGCAAGGCGCCGGACAAGTCGGTGGCGCAGCTGCACGCGGAATCCGCGCGCGGCGCGCTGGCCGATGCCGGCCTGACCCTGGCGGACGTGGATGGCTACTTCTGCGCCGGCGATGCGCCGGGGCTGGGCGCCACCAACATGGTCGACTACCTCGGCCTGAAGGTGCGCCACGTGGACTCCACCGACACCGGCGGCTCCGCCTACCTGGTGCATGTCTCGCACGCCGCGCAGGCCATTGCCGCCGGCAAGTGCAACGTGGCGCTGATCACGCTGGCGGGCCGGCCGCGCTCCGAAGGCTCGACCGGCACGCAGGCGCGCAACTGGGGCGCCAACCTGCCGGACGCCCCGTTCGAGGCGCCGTTCAATCCCGTCACCGTCAACCTGTACGCGATGGTGGCGATGCGCCATATGTACGAGTACGGCACCACGCCCGAGCAGCTGGCATGGGTCAAGGTGGCGGCGTCGCACCACGCGCAGCACAACCCGCACGCGATGCTGCGCAACGTGGTCACGGTGGAAGAGGTGCTGAACTCGCCGTTGATCGCCGACCCGCTGCACAAGCTCGACTGCTGCGTGGTGTCCGACGGCGGCGGCGCGCTGATCGTGGCGCGGCCCGAGATCGCGGCCACGCTCAGGCGCCCGAAGGTGAAGATCATCGGCGCCGGTGAATACGTCAAGGGCCAGCTCGGCGGCGAGGTCGACCTGAGCTGGTCGGGCGCGAAGTTTTCCGGCGCGGCCGCGTTCGCTGAAGCCGGCGTGACCCCGGCCGACATCAAGTACGCCTCGATCTACGACAGCTTCACCATCACCGTGCTGATGCAGCTGGAAGACCTGGGCTTCTGCAAGAAGGGCGAAGGCGGCAAGTTCGTGGCCGACGGCAACCTGATCTCGGGCGTCGGCAAGCTGCCGTTCAATACCGATGGCGGTGGCCTGTGCAACAACCACCCGGCCAACCGCGGCGGCATCACCAAGGTGATCGAGGCCGTGCGCCAGCTGCGCGGCGAGGCGCATCCGGCGGTGCAGGTGAAGAACTGCGACCTGGCGCTGGCGCAAGGCACCGGCGGCTACCTGGGCTCGCGCCACGGCAGCGCCACCCTGATCCTCGAGCGCGAATAA
- a CDS encoding Zn-ribbon domain-containing OB-fold protein, with protein sequence MTTPHTPMAYKAPDEQPDNIEFWQAAREGRLLVKHCQSCGKTHWYPRTLCPFCMGDTVWKTASGRGTIYSYSVTRKAGPQAYCIAYVTLDEGVTMMTHIVDCDLDEVRIGQKVKVRFAPSVDGAPVPVFAPA encoded by the coding sequence ATGACGACCCCGCACACTCCCATGGCCTACAAGGCCCCGGACGAACAGCCCGACAACATCGAATTCTGGCAGGCCGCGCGCGAAGGCCGGCTGCTGGTCAAGCACTGCCAGTCATGCGGCAAGACGCACTGGTATCCGCGCACGCTGTGCCCGTTCTGCATGGGCGATACGGTCTGGAAGACCGCCAGCGGCCGCGGCACCATCTACTCGTACAGCGTCACGCGCAAGGCTGGCCCGCAGGCGTATTGCATTGCCTATGTGACGCTGGACGAGGGCGTGACCATGATGACCCATATCGTCGATTGCGATCTCGATGAGGTGCGCATCGGGCAGAAGGTGAAGGTCAGGTTCGCGCCCAGCGTGGATGGGGCGCCGGTGCCGGTGTTTGCGCCGGCCTGA
- a CDS encoding D-amino acid dehydrogenase — MKTIAVIGGGITGVTTAYALARRGFSVTLFERHRYAAMETSFANGGQLSASNAEVWTHWSTIIKGLKWMLRSDAPLLVNPRPSWHKLSWFAEFIASIPHYRRNTIETARLAIAAREHLFAWAAQEGIDFDHKREGILHIYRDKAGFEHAGRVSALLAQGGLERRAVTPAEMRAIEPTLAGTYYGGYFTESDSTGDIHKFTSGLAAAIERMGVHCRYGEDVRKVTTDGRSASVTVQEGADSATSTFDGAVICAGTASRALAAGLGDRVNIYPVKGYSITVNLNDAGSRTAAPTVSLLDDETKLVTSRLGDDRFRVAGTAEFNGFNRDIRADRIRPLVEWVQQCFPGVSTRSVVPWAGLRPMLPDMLPRVGRGRARCVFYNTGHGHLGWTLSAVTADMVAGVVAQALVEPKVSGVGSLGLAKA, encoded by the coding sequence ATGAAGACAATCGCCGTCATCGGCGGTGGCATCACCGGTGTCACCACGGCCTACGCGCTCGCCCGGCGCGGATTCTCCGTCACCCTGTTCGAGCGCCACCGCTACGCCGCGATGGAAACCTCGTTCGCCAACGGCGGGCAGCTATCCGCCTCCAATGCCGAGGTGTGGACGCACTGGTCCACCATCATCAAGGGCCTGAAGTGGATGCTGCGCAGCGACGCCCCGCTGCTGGTCAACCCGCGCCCGAGCTGGCACAAGCTGAGCTGGTTCGCCGAGTTCATCGCCTCGATCCCGCATTACCGCCGCAACACCATCGAGACCGCGCGCCTGGCCATCGCGGCGCGCGAGCACCTGTTCGCGTGGGCGGCGCAGGAAGGCATCGACTTCGACCACAAGCGCGAAGGCATCCTGCATATCTATCGCGACAAGGCGGGCTTCGAGCACGCGGGCCGCGTCTCGGCGCTGCTGGCGCAGGGCGGGCTGGAGCGCCGCGCGGTGACGCCGGCGGAAATGCGCGCGATCGAGCCGACGCTGGCCGGCACCTACTACGGCGGCTATTTCACCGAAAGCGATTCGACCGGCGACATCCACAAGTTCACCAGCGGCCTGGCCGCCGCCATCGAGCGCATGGGCGTGCACTGCCGCTACGGCGAGGACGTGCGCAAGGTCACCACCGATGGCCGCAGCGCCAGCGTGACCGTGCAGGAAGGCGCGGACAGCGCCACCTCGACCTTCGACGGCGCGGTGATCTGCGCCGGCACCGCCAGCCGCGCGCTGGCCGCCGGGCTGGGCGACCGCGTCAACATCTATCCGGTCAAGGGCTATTCCATCACCGTCAACCTGAACGACGCGGGCAGCCGCACCGCGGCGCCGACCGTCAGCCTGCTCGACGATGAAACCAAGCTGGTCACCAGCCGCCTGGGCGACGACCGCTTCCGCGTGGCCGGCACCGCGGAGTTCAACGGCTTCAACCGCGACATCCGCGCCGACCGCATCCGGCCGCTGGTGGAATGGGTGCAGCAGTGCTTCCCCGGCGTCAGCACGCGCAGCGTGGTGCCGTGGGCGGGGCTGCGGCCGATGCTGCCGGATATGCTGCCGCGTGTTGGGCGGGGGCGGGCCCGGTGCGTGTTCTACAACACCGGGCATGGGCACCTTGGCTGGACGCTGTCGGCGGTGACGGCGGATATGGTGGCGGGGGTGGTGGCGCAGGCGCTGGTTGAGCCGAAAGTCTCGGGCGTGGGCTCGCTGGGACTTGCCAAGGCTTGA
- a CDS encoding TonB-dependent receptor — MRRNRIALAASAALMGPGIAGAQPDEPVSAPQPLQEVVVSAKTGRGETPATPPNTPSPAYGISAARMADFNVVNTEDALKYAPNLAVRKRFIGDMNSIISVRSTSSRQSARGLVYADGLLLSNLLGSDFTFPPRWSLVNAAEIERVDVLYGPYSALYPGNSLGATVLISTRTPEKFEGDASVQLFTQRFNLYGTHDSFNGVHANAYVGDRAGPFSWLVSVDRQDSKSQPLSFYTAARSSVRATSADKPVTGAYFDQDQTGADRTVMGVNSEGVTHTVQDQLKLKLGYDITNTLQAQFTAAYWQQDRSSATGSYLRDADGNVVSSGPVNIGGLRYVIPANAFAPGNGEDARWLYGLSLRTRNETGWNFSGVASLFDVTKDISRTASTAGNGPGTVTYGDGTGWRTLDLKADYRPQQLKGGHWVTLGYHYDNYRLSNTTYNTSDWQAATISAFNNAFAGKTETQALYAQDAWYFAEDWKLIPGVRWEHWRAYDGSRSQPGVDVAYPVRSESNWSPKLALEKAIGQDWLGRLSLGQAWRYPTVAELFQGRITGTSLINNDPNLKPERSFSKDLTFERTVDRSYFRVSVYEDDIRDALVSQTNTTVFPTVTSFQNVDRVRTRGIELAYDGRDVLTSGFDLSASGAYNHSKTLENANNPASVGKYFYRIPQWRANLVGTYRFTPAWAGTLAMTYSGRQYNTLDNSDVNPDTFGGTSSFLTFDVKVTYKPARNVRLGLGIDNLTDQRYFVYHPYPGRTFYAEAKLSF, encoded by the coding sequence GTGAGAAGAAATCGGATTGCGCTGGCCGCCTCGGCCGCGCTGATGGGCCCCGGCATCGCCGGCGCGCAGCCGGATGAACCCGTCAGCGCGCCGCAGCCCTTGCAGGAAGTCGTGGTCTCGGCGAAGACCGGGCGCGGCGAAACGCCGGCCACGCCGCCCAATACGCCATCGCCCGCCTATGGCATCAGCGCCGCACGCATGGCGGACTTCAACGTGGTCAACACCGAAGACGCGCTCAAGTACGCGCCCAACCTCGCCGTGCGCAAGCGCTTCATCGGCGATATGAACTCGATCATCTCGGTGCGCAGCACTAGCTCGCGCCAGTCGGCGCGCGGGCTGGTCTATGCCGACGGCCTGCTGCTTTCCAACCTGCTGGGCTCCGATTTCACTTTCCCGCCGCGCTGGTCGCTGGTCAACGCCGCCGAGATCGAGCGCGTCGACGTGCTGTATGGCCCGTATTCGGCGCTGTACCCGGGCAATTCGCTGGGCGCGACCGTGCTGATCAGTACGCGCACACCGGAGAAGTTCGAGGGCGATGCCAGCGTGCAGCTATTCACGCAGCGCTTCAACCTGTACGGCACGCACGACAGTTTCAACGGCGTGCACGCCAACGCCTACGTGGGCGACCGCGCCGGGCCGTTCTCGTGGCTGGTCAGCGTCGACCGGCAGGACAGCAAGAGCCAGCCGCTGAGCTTCTACACCGCGGCGCGCTCCAGCGTGCGGGCGACTTCGGCCGACAAGCCCGTGACCGGCGCCTACTTCGACCAGGACCAGACCGGCGCCGACCGCACCGTGATGGGCGTCAACAGCGAGGGCGTCACGCACACCGTGCAGGACCAGCTCAAGCTCAAGCTCGGCTACGACATCACCAATACCCTGCAGGCGCAGTTCACCGCCGCCTACTGGCAGCAGGACCGCTCCAGCGCCACCGGCAGCTACCTGCGCGATGCCGACGGCAACGTGGTGTCGAGCGGCCCGGTCAATATCGGCGGCCTCCGCTACGTGATCCCCGCCAACGCGTTTGCGCCGGGCAATGGCGAGGACGCGCGCTGGCTCTACGGCCTGTCGCTGCGCACGCGCAACGAGACCGGGTGGAATTTCTCCGGCGTGGCATCGCTGTTCGATGTCACCAAGGACATCAGCCGCACCGCCAGCACCGCGGGCAATGGCCCGGGCACGGTGACCTATGGCGACGGCACCGGCTGGCGCACGCTCGACCTGAAGGCCGACTACCGCCCGCAGCAGCTCAAGGGCGGCCACTGGGTCACCCTCGGCTACCACTACGACAACTACAGGCTCAGCAACACCACCTACAACACCTCGGACTGGCAGGCCGCCACCATCTCCGCGTTCAACAACGCCTTTGCCGGCAAGACCGAGACGCAGGCGCTGTACGCGCAGGACGCGTGGTACTTCGCCGAGGACTGGAAGCTGATCCCGGGCGTGCGCTGGGAGCACTGGCGCGCCTATGACGGCAGCCGCAGCCAGCCAGGCGTAGATGTCGCCTACCCGGTGCGCAGCGAGTCCAACTGGTCGCCCAAGCTGGCGCTGGAAAAGGCCATCGGTCAGGACTGGCTGGGCCGGCTGTCGCTCGGCCAGGCCTGGCGCTACCCGACCGTCGCCGAGCTGTTCCAGGGCCGCATCACCGGCACCTCGCTGATCAACAACGATCCCAACCTGAAACCGGAGCGCTCCTTCTCGAAGGACCTGACCTTCGAACGCACGGTCGACCGTTCGTACTTCCGCGTGTCGGTGTATGAAGACGACATCCGCGATGCGCTGGTCAGCCAGACCAATACCACGGTGTTCCCCACCGTCACCAGTTTCCAGAACGTGGACCGCGTGCGTACGCGTGGCATCGAGCTTGCCTACGACGGGCGCGACGTGCTGACCAGCGGCTTCGACCTGTCGGCCAGCGGCGCGTACAACCATTCCAAGACGCTGGAGAATGCCAATAACCCGGCATCGGTGGGCAAGTATTTCTATCGCATCCCGCAGTGGCGCGCGAACCTGGTCGGCACCTACCGCTTTACGCCGGCATGGGCCGGCACGCTGGCGATGACCTATTCGGGGCGGCAGTACAATACGCTCGATAACAGCGACGTCAATCCCGACACCTTCGGCGGCACCAGCAGTTTCCTGACCTTCGACGTCAAGGTGACCTACAAGCCCGCCAGGAACGTGCGGCTCGGGCTTGGCATCGACAACCTGACCGACCAGCGTTACTTCGTCTACCACCCGTACCCGGGCCGGACGTTCTACGCCGAGGCCAAGCTTTCCTTCTGA
- a CDS encoding sialidase family protein, producing MTSPILTIPLQRLPRSFRFLAAGVIACTAFAAMAQSHGNHAGHGAQSAAPKAMSELGTGAAFDRDGRLWIAYKDGQHVAVRASADQGRSFGPVQHVNRVPEAVAADHDSRPKVATGRDGEIYVTWTQPLPKPYTGFIRFARSADGGKTFAAPVTVHANRDQIAHRFDAIAVDPAGRVFVSWIDKRDVVAAEARRQPYAGAAIYYAVSADHGKSFQGDYKIADQSCECCRIALAPTPDGKMLALWRHVFPPNARDHAVALLGADGTPAPMQRATFDDWRIDACPHHGPGAAVAPDGMLHMVWFNVKAGKPTVSVGRFRDGKLQAQRPLDDPRAQHADIVALDDHRIVVAWKSFDGQQTRLSAMLSQDGGKTWQTRQVAGTARDSDQPHLLQHGGRAYVLWRTEAEGFQVFPLAQEGA from the coding sequence GTGACCAGTCCGATCCTGACCATTCCCCTGCAGCGCTTGCCCCGCAGCTTCCGCTTCCTTGCCGCCGGCGTGATCGCCTGCACGGCGTTCGCCGCGATGGCGCAGTCCCATGGCAACCATGCCGGCCACGGTGCGCAAAGCGCGGCGCCGAAGGCGATGAGCGAACTCGGCACCGGCGCCGCCTTCGATCGCGACGGCCGCTTGTGGATCGCCTACAAGGACGGCCAGCACGTGGCCGTGCGCGCGTCGGCCGACCAGGGTCGCAGCTTCGGGCCGGTGCAGCACGTCAACCGCGTGCCCGAAGCCGTGGCTGCTGACCACGACAGCCGGCCCAAGGTTGCCACCGGCCGCGACGGCGAGATCTACGTCACCTGGACCCAGCCGCTGCCCAAGCCCTATACCGGCTTTATCCGCTTCGCGCGCTCCGCCGACGGCGGCAAGACCTTTGCCGCGCCGGTGACCGTGCATGCCAACCGCGACCAGATCGCGCACCGCTTCGACGCGATCGCGGTGGACCCGGCCGGCCGCGTCTTCGTCAGCTGGATCGACAAGCGCGACGTGGTCGCCGCCGAAGCGCGCAGGCAGCCCTATGCCGGCGCTGCGATCTACTACGCGGTATCGGCCGACCACGGCAAGAGCTTCCAGGGCGATTACAAGATCGCCGACCAGTCCTGCGAATGCTGCCGCATCGCGCTCGCGCCGACGCCGGACGGCAAGATGCTGGCGCTGTGGCGCCACGTGTTCCCGCCCAACGCGCGCGACCACGCGGTGGCACTGCTCGGCGCCGACGGCACGCCCGCGCCGATGCAGCGCGCGACCTTCGACGACTGGCGCATCGACGCCTGCCCGCACCACGGCCCGGGCGCCGCGGTGGCGCCGGACGGCATGCTGCACATGGTCTGGTTCAACGTGAAGGCAGGCAAGCCGACGGTATCGGTCGGCCGCTTCCGGGACGGCAAGCTGCAGGCGCAGCGTCCGCTGGACGACCCGCGCGCGCAGCATGCCGATATCGTCGCGCTCGACGACCATCGCATCGTGGTGGCGTGGAAATCGTTCGACGGCCAGCAGACCCGGCTCTCGGCGATGCTGTCGCAGGACGGCGGCAAGACCTGGCAGACGCGCCAGGTTGCCGGCACCGCGCGCGATTCGGACCAGCCGCACCTGCTGCAGCACGGCGGCCGCGCCTACGTGCTGTGGCGCACCGAGGCCGAAGGCTTCCAGGTCTTCCCGCTGGCGCAGGAGGGCGCATGA
- a CDS encoding TlpA family protein disulfide reductase, whose amino-acid sequence MTLRRKLIAALAGATIALGVAGMAHAAERVSVFESASAAQLSASQQGKPFVLVVWSLDCVYCKRNFEAIGKLQAKHRSLRVVTLAMDRPDALPQVQQLLKRVNLTRDAWMFGNEPQERLRYSVDPDWMGEMPRTYFYRADGQRQGVSGVIGDADWDKHLRWAGIGG is encoded by the coding sequence ATGACATTGCGTCGCAAACTCATCGCCGCGCTGGCGGGCGCCACGATCGCGCTCGGCGTCGCCGGCATGGCGCACGCGGCCGAACGCGTATCGGTGTTCGAATCCGCCAGTGCCGCGCAGCTCAGTGCCAGCCAGCAGGGCAAGCCCTTCGTGCTGGTGGTGTGGTCGCTCGACTGCGTCTACTGCAAGCGTAATTTCGAAGCCATCGGCAAGCTGCAGGCGAAGCATCGCAGCCTGCGCGTGGTCACGCTGGCCATGGACCGGCCCGACGCGCTGCCGCAGGTGCAGCAGCTGCTCAAGCGCGTCAACCTGACGCGCGACGCGTGGATGTTCGGCAACGAGCCGCAGGAGAGGCTGCGCTATTCGGTCGATCCCGACTGGATGGGGGAGATGCCGCGCACGTACTTCTATCGGGCCGACGGCCAGCGGCAGGGCGTATCCGGCGTGATCGGCGACGCCGACTGGGACAAGCACCTGCGCTGGGCGGGCATCGGCGGCTGA
- a CDS encoding DUF3597 domain-containing protein, whose translation MSIFKDILNKLLGRAKPAATTSGTPAGTSAGTAAGTPTSAGAAPAPSSPSPASAGATTPAGSAGQAAAKPTPLSGVDVESIMDNLVRESGQTLNWRTSIVDTMKALGIDSSLEHRKELARELHYSGDMNDSAGMNVWLHKRLMQELAANGGKLPADLS comes from the coding sequence ATGAGCATCTTCAAGGACATCCTCAACAAGCTGCTGGGCCGGGCCAAGCCGGCTGCCACGACTTCGGGCACCCCCGCCGGCACATCCGCCGGCACAGCGGCTGGCACGCCGACCTCGGCAGGCGCGGCACCCGCGCCGTCGAGCCCGTCGCCCGCGTCGGCAGGCGCCACCACGCCCGCAGGCAGCGCTGGCCAGGCCGCGGCCAAACCCACGCCGCTGTCGGGCGTCGACGTCGAATCCATCATGGACAACCTGGTCAGGGAGAGCGGCCAGACGCTGAACTGGCGCACGTCCATCGTTGACACGATGAAGGCGCTGGGCATCGACAGCAGCCTCGAGCACCGCAAGGAACTGGCGCGCGAGCTGCACTACAGCGGCGACATGAACGATTCCGCCGGGATGAATGTCTGGCTGCACAAGCGCCTGATGCAGGAGCTTGCGGCCAACGGCGGCAAGCTGCCGGCGGACTTGTCGTAA
- a CDS encoding LysR family transcriptional regulator: protein MASSAGIQPSELGFFTSVATAGSLSAAARDLGITTAAVSKRLAQMEARIGMPLVTRTTRRMSLTPEGEVYLEHARRILSEIEDLDQLLTRSKGKPSGLLRVNATLGFGRMHVAPVISEYVAAYPEVDVQLQLSADPPPLNEDAFDVCIRFGQPPDARIVARKLAPNRRLLCASPKYLRDHGIPNTPADLRRHNCIGIRQGSDAYGVWRLTTGKGAKARTETVRVRGNLTTNDGEIAVNWALEGHGILMRAEWDIERFLRSGRLVQVLPQYATPEADIYAVYHQRHQLSSRLRLFVEFMAAKFSEFGEPAKVPA from the coding sequence ATGGCATCGTCCGCAGGAATCCAGCCGTCGGAACTGGGCTTTTTCACGTCGGTGGCCACCGCCGGCAGCCTGAGCGCGGCCGCGCGCGACCTTGGCATCACAACCGCGGCGGTCAGCAAGCGGCTGGCACAGATGGAGGCGCGCATCGGCATGCCGCTGGTCACGCGCACCACCCGGCGCATGAGCCTGACGCCCGAGGGCGAGGTCTACCTGGAGCACGCGCGGCGCATCCTGAGCGAGATCGAGGACCTGGACCAGCTGCTGACGCGTTCCAAGGGCAAGCCGAGCGGCCTGCTGCGCGTCAATGCCACGCTCGGGTTCGGCCGCATGCACGTGGCGCCGGTGATTTCCGAGTACGTCGCGGCCTATCCCGAAGTCGACGTGCAGCTGCAGCTGTCGGCCGACCCGCCACCGCTGAACGAAGATGCGTTCGACGTCTGCATCCGCTTCGGCCAGCCGCCCGATGCGCGTATCGTGGCGCGCAAGCTGGCGCCCAACCGGCGCCTGCTATGCGCGTCGCCCAAGTACCTGCGCGATCACGGCATCCCCAACACGCCGGCCGACCTGCGCCGCCACAACTGCATCGGCATCCGGCAGGGCAGCGACGCCTACGGCGTGTGGCGCCTGACCACCGGCAAGGGGGCTAAGGCGCGTACCGAAACCGTGCGCGTGCGCGGCAACCTGACCACCAACGACGGCGAGATCGCGGTCAACTGGGCGCTGGAAGGCCACGGCATCCTGATGCGGGCCGAATGGGATATCGAGCGATTCCTGCGCAGCGGACGGTTGGTGCAGGTGTTGCCGCAGTACGCCACGCCGGAGGCCGACATCTACGCGGTCTATCACCAGCGGCATCAGCTGTCGTCGCGGCTCCGGCTGTTCGTCGAGTTCATGGCGGCGAAGTTCAGCGAGTTCGGCGAGCCGGCAAAAGTGCCGGCATGA
- a CDS encoding tartrate dehydrogenase encodes MKTYRIATIPGDGIGKEVIPAGRQVMEALAAAGADFRFEFEDFDWGGDYYRQHGVMMPADGLDALRDKDAILFGSAGDPHIPDHITLWGLRLKICQGFDQYANVRPTRILPGIDAPLKRCAPEDLNWVIVRENSEGEYSGVGGRVHQGHPIEAATDVSMMTRVGVERILRFAFKLAQSRPRKQLTVITKSNAQRHAMVMWDEVAVQVAEDFPDVTWDKELVDAATARMVNRPKSLDTIVATNLHADILSDLAAALAGSLGIAPTGNIDPERRYPSMFEPIHGSAFDIMGKGLANPVGTFWSVVMLLEHLGEHAAAQRVMEAVEAVTANAALHTGDLGGKATTAQVTQAVCELLSGKQARAA; translated from the coding sequence ATGAAGACCTACCGCATCGCGACCATCCCCGGCGATGGCATCGGCAAGGAAGTGATACCCGCGGGCCGCCAGGTGATGGAAGCGCTGGCCGCCGCCGGCGCCGATTTCCGCTTCGAGTTCGAAGACTTCGACTGGGGCGGCGACTACTACCGCCAGCACGGCGTGATGATGCCCGCCGATGGCCTGGACGCGCTGCGCGACAAGGATGCGATCCTGTTCGGCTCGGCCGGCGACCCGCATATCCCCGACCACATCACGCTGTGGGGCCTGCGCCTGAAGATCTGCCAGGGCTTCGACCAGTACGCCAACGTGCGCCCGACCCGCATCCTGCCGGGCATCGACGCGCCGCTCAAGCGCTGCGCGCCGGAAGACCTGAACTGGGTGATCGTGCGCGAGAACTCGGAAGGCGAATACTCGGGCGTCGGCGGCCGCGTGCACCAGGGCCATCCGATCGAGGCCGCCACCGATGTCAGCATGATGACCCGCGTCGGCGTCGAACGCATCCTGCGCTTCGCCTTCAAGCTGGCGCAATCGCGTCCGCGCAAGCAGCTGACGGTGATCACCAAGTCCAACGCGCAGCGCCACGCCATGGTGATGTGGGACGAGGTCGCGGTGCAGGTGGCGGAGGATTTCCCGGACGTCACCTGGGACAAGGAACTGGTCGATGCCGCCACCGCGCGCATGGTCAACCGCCCGAAGTCGCTCGACACCATCGTTGCCACCAACCTGCACGCCGACATCCTGAGCGACCTGGCCGCGGCGCTGGCCGGCAGCCTGGGCATCGCCCCAACCGGCAATATCGACCCGGAACGCCGCTATCCGTCGATGTTCGAGCCGATCCACGGTTCGGCCTTCGACATCATGGGCAAGGGCCTGGCCAATCCGGTCGGCACGTTCTGGTCGGTGGTGATGCTGCTGGAACACCTGGGCGAGCACGCCGCGGCCCAGCGTGTGATGGAGGCGGTCGAGGCGGTGACCGCCAACGCGGCGCTGCATACCGGCGACCTGGGTGGCAAGGCCACCACCGCGCAGGTGACGCAAGCCGTGTGCGAACTGCTGTCCGGCAAGCAGGCCAGGGCAGCCTGA